ACTAACTCCTCAGCGTGGCCATTACCATACATTTCAGCAGTATCAATAACCCTTATACCCAACTCAATTGCTCTTTTAATAGCACTCACCCATTGATTATCCATACTGTGGGAGGCATACCAATATCCCCCACCAATTCTCCAAGTCCCAAAAGCTAATGACGATACGGTAAAATACTTAAATTTCTTAACATCGTTCATAAATATACCTTAAATTAGCTCTTTATAAAAATATTGCTCATATCTTAATTCCTAAAGCATCGAAGTAACGATTATCCAATAATCCTCCTCCATCTCCCTTCGCGGTCACTGTAGGGAAATTGAACGCTCTTACTTTACTTACCCACTAACATTTGGGAATTAACCATCCGTATCTAGGGTTGGACGCAAAAGTAAATTGCACTAAGAGTATTCAAATTTCACGCTTCTACGCAAACTGTTTTTAACTACTTCCTAGAGATAGTTTCCAGATTTAAAGGTCATTGAGATTCCATTTCACGTTAGTAAAGTTATATGTAAATAAGAGTTTGTATGTCATAATGATAGAAAAGGATATTAAGAACATTATTTAATTTAATTAATATGATTATAAAACCTGAGCCGTCTCTAAAAGATCTATCCTACCTAATTGAGAACTCTGGATTAAAGCCGAGTGATTTGCTAAGTATGTATAAGAGGATGATGACAATAAGGTACTTTGAGGAATCTATAAGGAAAATATACCATGAGGGAAAGAATCCGTTCAATATGGCCTCTGGCATAATAAGAGGAGAGATGCATTTATCCATAGGACAAGAAGCGGTTGCTGTAGGAACTTTATATGGCAGTAGAGATGAGGATGCAGTTATAAGCACGCATAGACCTCATCATCACGCTATTGCCAAAGGCGTTGATTTGAATAAGTTAGCGGCGGAGATTTTGGGTAAGGTTACTGGACTATGTAAGGGTAAAGGTGGACATATGCATCTATTTGATAGATCTAAGAATTTCGCATGTAGTGGAATTGTAGGTGCCTCATTTCCGCAAGCTGCTGGTGCGGCTTTCGCATTTAAATACTTAGGGAAGGATAACGTTGCATTTGCGTTTGCAGGTGAGGGAGCTGCGAACCATGGCACATTTGCAGAAACTTTAAACATCGCTAGCGCGTGGGAATTACCACTAATCATAGTTATAGAGGACAATAAATATGCAGATTCTACTCCGAAATCCTTTGTTATGTCTACTACTTTTCATTACCAAAGAGGATTAGCTTACAACGTACCTTCATATCTAGTTGATGGAATGGATGTGATAGATGTTTACTCTGTAGCTAAAAAGGCAATAGAGAGAGCTAGAAAAGGGTTTGGTCCTACTTTGATAGAAGCTTTAACATATAGGTACGTAGGACATTTCGAGGGAGATGGTGAGGAATATAGAACTAAAGAGGAAGTGGAATTCTGGAGTTCATTAGATCCCATAAGAAGATTAGAAAATAGACTATTACGTTTAAATTACGCTGATAGCGATATGTTAGCTAAATTAAGAGAAGAGGCAAGAAAACAAGTTCAAGACGCTATTGACTTCGCTATGAAAAGTCCGTATCCGGAACCAATTGAGGCTATAAGAGGTGTTTTTGCTTGAAGATTAGGGGAATAGC
The nucleotide sequence above comes from Sulfolobus tengchongensis. Encoded proteins:
- a CDS encoding thiamine pyrophosphate-dependent dehydrogenase E1 component subunit alpha — translated: MIIKPEPSLKDLSYLIENSGLKPSDLLSMYKRMMTIRYFEESIRKIYHEGKNPFNMASGIIRGEMHLSIGQEAVAVGTLYGSRDEDAVISTHRPHHHAIAKGVDLNKLAAEILGKVTGLCKGKGGHMHLFDRSKNFACSGIVGASFPQAAGAAFAFKYLGKDNVAFAFAGEGAANHGTFAETLNIASAWELPLIIVIEDNKYADSTPKSFVMSTTFHYQRGLAYNVPSYLVDGMDVIDVYSVAKKAIERARKGFGPTLIEALTYRYVGHFEGDGEEYRTKEEVEFWSSLDPIRRLENRLLRLNYADSDMLAKLREEARKQVQDAIDFAMKSPYPEPIEAIRGVFA